From a region of the Streptomyces tirandamycinicus genome:
- the rplF gene encoding 50S ribosomal protein L6, producing MSRIGKLPIPVPAGVDVTIEGRTVTVKGSKGTLTHTVAAPIEIVKGEDGTLQVSRPNDERQNKALHGLSRTLVANMITGVTQGYTKALEISGVGYRVAAKGSNLEFQLGYSHPILVEAPEGISFKVESPTKFSVEGIDKQKVGEVAANIRKLRKPDPYKAKGVKYAGEVIRRKVGKAGK from the coding sequence ATGTCGCGTATCGGCAAGCTCCCCATCCCGGTTCCCGCCGGCGTGGACGTCACCATCGAGGGCCGCACGGTCACGGTGAAGGGTTCCAAGGGCACCCTGACCCACACCGTCGCCGCGCCGATCGAGATCGTGAAGGGCGAAGACGGCACCCTGCAGGTGTCCCGCCCGAACGACGAGCGTCAGAACAAGGCCCTGCACGGCCTGTCCCGCACGCTGGTGGCCAACATGATCACCGGTGTGACCCAGGGATACACCAAGGCGCTCGAGATCAGCGGTGTCGGTTACCGCGTTGCCGCGAAGGGCTCCAACCTGGAGTTCCAGCTCGGCTACAGCCACCCGATCCTGGTGGAGGCCCCCGAGGGGATCTCCTTCAAGGTCGAGTCGCCGACCAAGTTCTCGGTCGAGGGCATCGACAAGCAGAAGGTCGGCGAGGTCGCCGCGAACATCCGCAAGCTGCGCAAGCCCGACCCGTACAAGGCCAAGGGCGTGAAGTACGCGGGCGAGGTCATCCGCCGCAAGGTCGGAAAGGCTGGTAAGTAA
- the rpsH gene encoding 30S ribosomal protein S8, which translates to MTMTDPIADMLTRLRNANSAYHDSVTMPHSKIKSHIAEILQQEGFITGWKVEDAEVGKNLVLELKFGPNRERSIAGIKRISKPGLRVYAKSTNLPKVLGGLGVAIISTSHGLLTDKQASKKGVGGEVLAYVW; encoded by the coding sequence ATGACCATGACTGATCCGATCGCGGACATGCTGACCCGTCTGCGTAACGCGAACTCGGCGTACCACGACTCCGTGACGATGCCGCACAGCAAGATCAAGTCTCACATCGCGGAGATCCTCCAGCAGGAGGGCTTCATCACGGGCTGGAAGGTCGAGGACGCCGAGGTCGGCAAGAACCTCGTCCTCGAGCTGAAGTTCGGCCCGAACCGTGAGCGCTCCATCGCGGGCATCAAGCGGATCTCCAAGCCCGGTCTCCGGGTCTACGCGAAGTCCACCAACCTGCCGAAGGTGCTCGGCGGCCTGGGCGTGGCCATCATCTCCACGTCGCACGGGCTCCTCACCGACAAGCAGGCCAGCAAGAAGGGTGTGGGCGGGGAAGTCCTCGCCTACGTCTGGTAG
- the rplR gene encoding 50S ribosomal protein L18, with the protein MAYGVKIAKGKAYKGAALKRRHIRIRKKISGTSERPRLVVTRSNRGITAQVIDDLKGHTVASASTLDASIRGGEGDKSAKAKQVGQLVAERAKAAGVEAVVFDRGGNQYAGRIAALADAAREAGLKF; encoded by the coding sequence ATGGCATACGGCGTGAAGATTGCCAAGGGCAAGGCCTACAAGGGCGCCGCTCTGAAGCGTCGCCACATCCGCATCCGCAAGAAGATCTCGGGTACGTCGGAGCGTCCGCGCCTGGTCGTCACCCGGTCCAACCGCGGTATCACCGCTCAGGTCATCGACGACCTCAAGGGCCACACCGTGGCGTCGGCGTCCACCCTGGACGCTTCCATCCGCGGCGGCGAGGGCGACAAGTCGGCGAAGGCGAAGCAGGTCGGCCAGCTCGTGGCCGAGCGTGCGAAGGCCGCCGGCGTCGAGGCTGTCGTGTTCGACCGTGGCGGCAACCAGTACGCCGGGCGCATCGCCGCCCTGGCGGACGCCGCCCGCGAAGCCGGCCTGAAGTTCTGA
- the rpsE gene encoding 30S ribosomal protein S5, translating into MAGPQRRGSGAGGGERRDRKGRDGGAAAAEKTAYVERVVAINRVAKVVKGGRRFSFTALVVVGDGDGTVGVGYGKAKEVPAAIAKGVEEAKKHFFKVPRIQGTIPHPIQGEKAAGVVLLKPASPGTGVIAGGPVRAVLECAGVHDILSKSLGSDNAINIVHATVAALKGLQRPEEIAARRGLPLEDVAPAALLRARAGAGA; encoded by the coding sequence ATGGCTGGACCCCAGCGCCGCGGAAGCGGTGCCGGTGGCGGCGAGCGGCGGGACCGGAAGGGCCGTGACGGCGGCGCTGCTGCCGCCGAGAAGACCGCGTACGTTGAGCGCGTCGTCGCGATCAACCGCGTCGCCAAGGTTGTGAAGGGTGGTCGTCGCTTCAGCTTCACCGCGCTGGTCGTGGTGGGCGACGGTGACGGCACCGTGGGTGTCGGTTACGGCAAGGCCAAGGAGGTGCCGGCCGCCATCGCCAAGGGTGTGGAGGAGGCCAAGAAGCACTTCTTCAAGGTCCCCCGCATCCAGGGCACCATCCCCCACCCCATCCAGGGTGAGAAGGCGGCGGGCGTCGTGCTGCTCAAGCCGGCTTCCCCCGGTACCGGTGTGATCGCCGGTGGCCCGGTGCGCGCCGTGCTCGAGTGCGCCGGCGTCCACGACATCCTGTCGAAGTCCCTGGGCTCCGACAACGCGATCAACATCGTGCACGCGACCGTGGCGGCCCTGAAGGGCCTGCAGCGTCCCGAGGAGATCGCGGCCCGCCGCGGTCTGCCGCTCGAGGACGTCGCCCCCGCGGCCCTGCTTCGTGCGCGTGCGGGAGCGGGTGCGTAA
- the rpmJ gene encoding 50S ribosomal protein L36 has product MKVKPSVKKICDKCKVIRRHGRVMVICDNLRHKQRQG; this is encoded by the coding sequence ATGAAGGTCAAGCCGAGCGTCAAGAAGATCTGCGACAAGTGCAAGGTGATCCGCCGCCACGGCCGGGTCATGGTCATCTGCGACAACCTGCGCCACAAGCAGCGCCAGGGCTGA
- the rpsK gene encoding 30S ribosomal protein S11: protein MPPKGRQGAVKKVRRKEKKNVAHGHAHIKSTFNNTIVSITDPSGNVISWASAGHVGFKGSRKSTPFAAQMAAESAARRAQEHGMRKVDVFVKGPGSGRETAIRSLQATGLEVGSIQDVTPTPHNGCRPPKRRRV from the coding sequence ATGCCCCCCAAGGGACGCCAGGGCGCCGTCAAGAAGGTGCGCCGCAAGGAAAAGAAGAACGTCGCTCACGGCCACGCGCACATCAAGAGCACGTTCAACAACACGATCGTCTCGATCACGGACCCCAGCGGCAACGTGATCTCCTGGGCCTCCGCCGGCCACGTCGGCTTCAAGGGCTCGCGCAAGTCCACCCCCTTCGCCGCGCAGATGGCCGCCGAGTCGGCCGCCCGCCGCGCGCAGGAGCACGGCATGCGCAAGGTCGACGTCTTCGTCAAGGGTCCGGGCTCCGGCCGTGAGACCGCGATCCGCTCCCTCCAGGCCACCGGCCTCGAGGTCGGCTCCATCCAGGACGTCACCCCGACGCCGCACAACGGCTGCCGTCCCCCCAAGCGCCGCCGCGTCTGA
- a CDS encoding adenylate kinase encodes MRIVLVGPPGAGKGTQAAFLAKNLSIPHISTGDLFRANISQGTELGKQAKAYMDAGNLVPDEVTIGMARDRMAQPDAQNGFLLDGFPRNVSQAEALDTALASDGVKLDAVLDLEVPEDEVVKRIAGRRICRNDSAHVFHVTYSAPATEGVCDVCGGDLYQRDDDSEETVRKRLEVYHTQTEPIIDHYRAQGLLVTISALGKVDEVTERAMEALQTDRAAQA; translated from the coding sequence ATGCGAATCGTCCTCGTCGGACCGCCCGGTGCCGGCAAGGGAACGCAGGCCGCGTTCCTCGCCAAGAACCTGTCGATCCCGCACATCTCCACGGGCGACCTGTTCCGGGCCAACATCAGCCAGGGGACGGAGCTGGGCAAGCAGGCCAAGGCGTACATGGACGCCGGCAACCTGGTGCCGGACGAGGTCACCATCGGGATGGCACGGGACCGGATGGCCCAGCCGGACGCCCAGAACGGCTTCCTGCTGGACGGCTTCCCGCGCAACGTCTCGCAGGCCGAGGCGCTCGACACGGCGCTGGCGTCGGACGGCGTGAAGCTGGACGCGGTGCTCGACCTGGAGGTCCCCGAGGACGAGGTGGTCAAGCGGATCGCCGGGCGCCGCATCTGCCGGAACGACAGCGCGCACGTCTTCCACGTCACCTACAGCGCTCCCGCGACCGAGGGTGTCTGCGACGTGTGCGGCGGCGACCTGTACCAGCGGGACGACGACTCCGAGGAGACCGTCCGCAAGCGGCTCGAGGTCTACCACACGCAGACCGAGCCGATCATCGACCACTACCGGGCCCAGGGCCTGCTGGTGACCATCTCCGCGCTCGGCAAGGTCGACGAGGTGACCGAGCGTGCGATGGAGGCGCTGCAGACGGACCGGGCCGCCCAGGCCTGA
- the rplE gene encoding 50S ribosomal protein L5, which yields MATTTAPRLKTRYREEIVGKLRDEFTYENVMQVPGLVKIVVNMGVGDAARDSKLIEGAIRDLTTITGQKPAVTKARKSIAQFKLREGQPIGAHVTLRGDRMWEFLDRTLSLALPRIRDFRGLSPKQFDGRGNYTFGLTEQVMFHEIDQDKIDRVRGMDITVVTTATNDAEGRALLRHLGFPFKEA from the coding sequence ATGGCTACCACGACTGCGCCGCGTCTCAAGACGCGCTACCGCGAGGAAATCGTCGGCAAGCTGCGTGACGAGTTCACGTACGAGAACGTCATGCAGGTCCCCGGTCTCGTCAAGATCGTGGTCAACATGGGTGTGGGCGACGCCGCCCGCGACTCCAAGCTGATCGAGGGCGCCATCCGCGACCTCACCACGATCACCGGTCAGAAGCCGGCCGTCACCAAGGCCCGCAAGTCCATCGCGCAGTTCAAGCTGCGCGAGGGCCAGCCGATCGGTGCCCACGTGACGCTCCGCGGCGACCGCATGTGGGAGTTCCTGGACCGCACCCTGTCGCTCGCGCTGCCGCGCATCCGCGACTTCCGCGGTCTGTCCCCCAAGCAGTTCGACGGCCGGGGCAACTACACCTTCGGTCTCACGGAGCAGGTCATGTTCCACGAGATCGACCAGGACAAGATCGACCGCGTCCGGGGTATGGACATCACCGTGGTCACCACGGCGACCAACGACGCTGAAGGCCGTGCCCTTCTCCGTCACCTCGGCTTCCCGTTCAAGGAGGCGTGA
- a CDS encoding type Z 30S ribosomal protein S14, which produces MAKKALIAKAARKPKFGVRAYTRCQRCGRPHSVYRKFGLCRVCLREMAHRGELPGVTKSSW; this is translated from the coding sequence ATGGCGAAGAAGGCTCTGATTGCCAAGGCTGCTCGTAAGCCCAAGTTCGGTGTGCGTGCGTACACCCGCTGCCAGCGCTGCGGCCGTCCGCACTCCGTGTACCGCAAGTTCGGCCTGTGCCGCGTGTGCCTTCGTGAGATGGCTCACCGTGGCGAGCTGCCGGGCGTGACCAAGAGCTCCTGGTAG
- the rplX gene encoding 50S ribosomal protein L24: MKIKKGDLVQVITGKDKGKQGKVIAAFPRDERVLVEGVNRVKKHTKANQPGRASQAGGIVTTEAPIHVSNVQLVVEKDGKKVVTRVGYRFDDEGNKIRVAKRTGEDI, encoded by the coding sequence ATGAAGATCAAGAAGGGCGACCTGGTCCAGGTCATCACCGGCAAGGACAAGGGCAAGCAGGGCAAGGTCATTGCCGCTTTCCCGCGCGACGAGCGCGTCCTGGTCGAGGGTGTCAACCGGGTCAAGAAGCACACCAAGGCCAACCAGCCGGGCCGTGCCTCCCAGGCCGGCGGCATCGTGACCACCGAGGCCCCCATCCACGTCAGCAACGTGCAGCTCGTCGTGGAGAAGGACGGCAAGAAGGTCGTCACCCGCGTCGGCTACCGGTTTGACGACGAGGGCAACAAGATCCGCGTTGCCAAGCGGACCGGTGAGGACATCTGA
- the rpmD gene encoding 50S ribosomal protein L30: protein MARLKITQTKSYIGSKQNHRDTLRSLGLKKVNDVVVKEDRPEFRGMVHTVRHLVTVEEVD from the coding sequence ATGGCCCGCCTCAAGATCACGCAGACGAAGTCGTACATCGGCAGCAAGCAGAACCACCGTGACACCCTGCGTTCGCTCGGCCTGAAGAAGGTCAACGACGTGGTCGTCAAGGAGGACCGCCCCGAGTTCCGCGGAATGGTGCACACCGTCCGCCACCTCGTGACGGTCGAGGAGGTCGACTGA
- the map gene encoding type I methionyl aminopeptidase, translated as MVQIKTPEQIAKMREAGLVVAAIHAATREAAVPGATTKDLDEVARKVIADHGAKSNFLGYGGFPATICTSVNEVVVHGIPDGKTVLKDGDIISVDAGAIVDGWHGDAAFTAFVGDGHAPELVELSRVTEESMWAGIAAMRNGNRLVDVSRAIETYIRRQPKPGGGRYGIIEDYGGHGIGTEMHMDPHLLNYVSRKRGKGPKLVPGFCLAIEPMVSLGTPHTEVLADDWTVITTDGTWSSHWEHSVALTEEGPLVLTAVDGGRAKLAELGVTAAPDPLA; from the coding sequence ATGGTGCAGATCAAGACCCCCGAGCAGATCGCGAAGATGCGTGAGGCGGGGCTGGTCGTCGCCGCCATCCACGCGGCGACCCGTGAGGCGGCGGTCCCCGGTGCCACCACCAAGGACCTGGACGAGGTCGCCCGCAAGGTGATCGCCGACCACGGGGCGAAGTCCAACTTCCTCGGGTACGGCGGGTTCCCCGCCACCATCTGCACCTCGGTGAACGAGGTCGTCGTCCACGGCATCCCGGACGGCAAGACGGTCCTCAAGGACGGCGACATCATCTCCGTCGACGCCGGGGCGATCGTCGACGGCTGGCACGGCGACGCGGCGTTCACCGCGTTCGTGGGCGACGGTCACGCTCCGGAGCTGGTGGAGCTCTCCCGGGTGACCGAGGAGTCCATGTGGGCCGGCATCGCCGCCATGCGCAACGGCAACCGGCTGGTCGACGTCTCCCGGGCGATCGAGACGTACATCCGCCGCCAGCCGAAGCCGGGCGGCGGCCGGTACGGGATCATCGAGGACTACGGCGGCCACGGCATCGGCACCGAGATGCACATGGACCCCCATCTGCTGAACTACGTCAGCCGCAAGCGCGGCAAGGGCCCGAAGCTGGTGCCCGGATTCTGCCTGGCGATCGAGCCGATGGTGTCGCTCGGGACCCCGCACACGGAGGTGCTCGCGGACGACTGGACCGTGATCACCACGGACGGCACCTGGTCCTCGCACTGGGAGCACTCGGTGGCCCTGACGGAGGAGGGCCCGCTGGTGCTGACGGCCGTGGACGGCGGCCGGGCGAAGCTGGCGGAGCTGGGCGTCACGGCGGCTCCGGACCCGCTGGCCTGA
- the infA gene encoding translation initiation factor IF-1 encodes MAKKQGAIEIEGTVIESLPNAMFKVELQNGHKVLAHISGKMRMHYIRILPDDRVVVELSPYDLTRGRIVYRYK; translated from the coding sequence GTGGCCAAGAAGCAAGGTGCCATCGAGATCGAGGGCACCGTGATCGAGTCCCTGCCGAACGCCATGTTCAAGGTGGAGCTCCAGAACGGTCACAAAGTCCTCGCGCACATCTCCGGCAAGATGCGGATGCACTACATCCGGATCCTCCCGGACGACCGGGTCGTCGTGGAGCTCTCTCCGTACGACCTGACGCGCGGGCGGATCGTCTACCGCTACAAGTAG
- the secY gene encoding preprotein translocase subunit SecY produces MLTAFARAFKTPDLRKKLLFTLGIIVLYRLGAHIPVPGVSYENVQICVDQAAKNNSSLFGLVNMFSGGALLQITIFALGIMPYITASIILQLLTVVIPRLEALKKEGQAGTAKITQYTRYLTVALAVLQGTGLVATARSGALFSGCQVADEIVPDQSIFVTATMVVTMTAGTALVMWLGELITDRGIGNGMSILMFISIAAGFPGALWAIKESGNLAKGWIEFGTVILIGFVMVALVVFVEQAQRRIPVQYAKRMIGRRSYGGTSTYIPLKVNQAGVIPVIFASSLLYIPALIAQFSNSNAGWKTWIEAHFVSGDHPYYIATYFVLIVFFAFFYVAISFNPEEVADNMKKYGGFIPGIRAGRPTAEYLSYVLNRITWPGSLYLGLIALVPTMALAGFGGANQNFPFGGTSILIIVGVGLETVKQIESQLQQRNYEGFLR; encoded by the coding sequence GTGCTCACCGCGTTCGCCCGGGCGTTCAAGACGCCCGACCTGCGCAAGAAGCTGCTCTTCACGCTCGGCATCATCGTGCTGTACCGGCTTGGCGCGCACATCCCGGTGCCCGGAGTCAGCTATGAGAACGTCCAGATCTGTGTGGACCAGGCCGCGAAGAACAACAGCAGCCTCTTCGGCCTCGTCAACATGTTCAGCGGCGGAGCGCTTCTGCAGATCACGATCTTCGCGCTCGGCATCATGCCGTACATCACGGCGAGCATCATCCTCCAGCTGCTGACGGTGGTCATCCCCCGTCTGGAGGCCCTCAAGAAGGAGGGCCAGGCCGGCACCGCGAAGATCACGCAGTACACGCGCTACCTCACGGTCGCCCTGGCCGTACTGCAGGGCACCGGTCTGGTGGCCACGGCCCGCAGCGGCGCGCTGTTCTCCGGCTGCCAGGTGGCCGACGAGATCGTCCCCGACCAGTCGATCTTCGTGACGGCCACCATGGTGGTCACCATGACCGCCGGCACGGCCCTGGTCATGTGGCTCGGTGAGCTGATCACGGACCGCGGTATCGGCAACGGCATGTCCATCCTGATGTTCATCTCCATCGCCGCCGGCTTCCCCGGCGCGCTGTGGGCCATCAAGGAGAGCGGCAACCTCGCCAAGGGCTGGATCGAGTTCGGCACGGTCATCCTGATCGGCTTCGTGATGGTGGCGCTCGTCGTCTTCGTCGAGCAGGCCCAGCGGCGCATCCCGGTCCAGTACGCCAAGCGCATGATCGGCCGCAGGTCGTACGGCGGTACGTCCACATACATCCCGCTCAAGGTGAACCAGGCGGGTGTGATTCCCGTCATCTTCGCCTCGTCGCTGCTCTACATCCCGGCGCTCATCGCCCAGTTCTCGAACTCGAACGCGGGGTGGAAGACATGGATCGAAGCCCACTTCGTCAGCGGTGACCACCCGTATTACATCGCGACGTACTTCGTGCTGATCGTGTTCTTCGCCTTCTTCTATGTGGCGATCTCGTTCAACCCCGAGGAAGTCGCCGACAACATGAAGAAGTATGGTGGCTTCATCCCGGGTATCCGGGCCGGTCGACCTACCGCCGAGTATCTGAGCTACGTGCTCAACCGGATCACCTGGCCGGGCTCGCTGTATCTGGGTCTGATCGCTCTTGTGCCGACGATGGCGTTGGCGGGCTTCGGTGGTGCGAACCAGAACTTCCCGTTCGGTGGCACCAGCATCCTCATCATCGTGGGTGTCGGTCTGGAGACCGTGAAGCAGATCGAGAGCCAGCTCCAGCAGCGCAACTACGAAGGGTTCCTCCGCTGA
- the rplO gene encoding 50S ribosomal protein L15 produces the protein MAEQNPLKIHNLRPAPGAKTAKTRVGRGEASKGKTAGRGTKGTKARYQVPERFEGGQMPLHMRLPKLKGFKNPFKTEYQVVNLDKLAALYPEGGEVTVADLVAKGAVRKNQLVKVLGQGEVSVALQVTVDAVSGSAKEKITAAGGTVTELV, from the coding sequence ATGGCGGAGCAGAACCCGCTGAAGATCCACAACCTCCGTCCCGCCCCCGGCGCCAAGACCGCCAAGACCCGTGTCGGTCGTGGTGAGGCGTCGAAGGGTAAGACGGCCGGTCGTGGTACCAAGGGCACGAAGGCCCGCTACCAGGTTCCGGAGCGCTTCGAGGGCGGCCAGATGCCGCTGCACATGCGCCTCCCGAAGCTGAAGGGCTTCAAGAACCCGTTCAAGACCGAGTACCAGGTCGTCAACCTGGACAAGCTCGCCGCCCTCTACCCCGAGGGTGGCGAGGTCACGGTCGCCGACCTGGTCGCCAAGGGCGCGGTTCGCAAGAACCAGCTCGTCAAGGTGCTCGGCCAGGGTGAGGTCTCCGTGGCGCTGCAGGTGACGGTCGACGCCGTCTCCGGCTCCGCCAAGGAGAAGATCACCGCCGCCGGCGGCACCGTCACCGAGCTCGTCTGA
- the rpsM gene encoding 30S ribosomal protein S13: protein MARVSGVDIPRDKRVEVALTYVFGIGRTLAQETLAATGVNPNTRVRDLAEEDLVKIREYVDNNIKTEGDLRREIQADIRRKVEIGCYQGLRHRRGLPVHGQRTSTNARTRKGPRRAIAGKKKPGKK, encoded by the coding sequence ATGGCACGCGTTTCCGGTGTTGACATCCCGCGCGACAAGCGCGTGGAGGTCGCACTCACCTACGTCTTCGGCATCGGCCGCACCCTGGCGCAGGAGACCCTCGCCGCGACCGGTGTGAACCCGAACACCCGCGTTCGTGACCTGGCCGAAGAGGACCTGGTCAAGATCCGCGAGTACGTGGACAACAACATCAAGACCGAGGGTGACCTCCGTCGCGAGATCCAGGCCGACATCCGCCGCAAGGTCGAGATCGGCTGCTACCAGGGTCTGCGCCACCGCCGCGGTCTGCCGGTCCACGGCCAGCGCACCAGCACGAACGCCCGTACCCGCAAGGGTCCGCGTCGCGCCATCGCCGGCAAGAAGAAGCCGGGCAAGAAGTAG